One Luteibacter aegosomaticola genomic window carries:
- a CDS encoding oxidoreductase, whose protein sequence is MKMLNEKAVWLITGCSKGLGLAFARQALEAGYRVVATARDAGSLVALTERYGDQVLATTLDVTNETQIKRAVAEAEQHFGHIDVLVNNAGFGYFGAIEEGEDAGVRAMFETNTFGPLNLVKAVLPGMRARRTGFLVNISSIGGFVTYPAVGYYNMTKFALEAMSEALSKELAPLGIGSMVVEPGAFLTDFRGLSSQKQPETRIADYADTAGKARDGIFEAHGKQQGDPDRAARALIDALRSPEPPVRLILGSDALDQARARLTELAESMDAWEETTRDTSFR, encoded by the coding sequence ATGAAGATGCTCAATGAAAAGGCTGTCTGGTTGATCACTGGTTGTTCCAAGGGCTTGGGTCTGGCATTTGCGCGTCAGGCCCTGGAGGCGGGGTATCGCGTCGTGGCTACCGCACGAGATGCTGGATCTCTGGTCGCCTTGACCGAGCGGTACGGCGACCAGGTGCTGGCGACGACGCTGGACGTCACCAATGAGACCCAGATCAAACGCGCCGTGGCCGAGGCCGAGCAGCACTTCGGCCATATCGATGTCCTGGTGAACAATGCCGGGTTCGGCTACTTCGGCGCTATCGAAGAAGGCGAGGATGCAGGCGTACGCGCCATGTTCGAGACCAATACGTTCGGCCCGCTCAACCTGGTCAAGGCCGTACTGCCGGGCATGCGTGCGCGGCGCACCGGCTTCCTGGTCAACATCAGCTCCATCGGCGGCTTTGTGACGTATCCGGCGGTGGGCTACTACAACATGACCAAGTTCGCGCTGGAGGCCATGTCCGAAGCGCTGTCCAAGGAACTGGCACCGCTGGGCATTGGTTCGATGGTCGTGGAACCTGGCGCCTTCCTCACGGACTTCCGGGGGCTCTCCTCCCAGAAGCAGCCGGAGACGCGGATCGCTGACTATGCGGATACCGCCGGCAAGGCTCGCGATGGCATCTTCGAGGCCCACGGCAAGCAACAGGGGGATCCCGACCGGGCTGCACGGGCGCTCATCGATGCGCTCCGGTCGCCAGAGCCTCCTGTGCGGCTGATTCTGGGAAGCGATGCGCTGGACCAGGCCCGTGCTCGCCTGACTGAGTTAGCAGAGTCGATGGATGCGTGGGAGGAAACCACGCGTGATACCAGCTTCAGGTAA
- a CDS encoding LysR family transcriptional regulator, protein MKAGQKIASRSLPDLAAFAAVAEHGSFTRAAGQLGISTSMLSYTIKRLEGSLGMALLNRTSRSVSTTEAGQRLLETLAPALASIDETIDGLGRSHDRITGNIRITATRQAYEAVIRPMLDEFGRRHPEASVEVLIEYGFRDIVADRFDAGVRLGEKLAEDMVALRVSPDLRMAVVASPAYLDEHPAAIVPKDLARHRCINYRMVSADSVYAWEFEKDSRPVRVAVTGPLITNEPDVMLQAALDGLGVAYVLQHEAEAFVQAGRLAKMLDDWTPPFPGFYFYYPSRRRQSAALEAFVRLLKEKSATF, encoded by the coding sequence ATGAAAGCTGGTCAAAAGATCGCTTCTCGCTCGCTACCGGACCTGGCAGCCTTTGCAGCCGTCGCGGAGCACGGCAGCTTCACCCGGGCTGCGGGGCAACTAGGCATCTCTACATCCATGCTCAGTTACACCATCAAGCGGCTCGAGGGCAGTCTGGGAATGGCCCTGTTGAATCGGACAAGCCGGAGCGTATCCACGACCGAGGCGGGGCAGCGGCTGCTGGAAACGCTCGCGCCCGCGCTGGCCAGCATCGACGAGACGATCGACGGACTGGGACGGTCTCACGACCGGATCACGGGAAATATCCGCATCACCGCCACGCGGCAAGCTTACGAGGCGGTCATCCGGCCAATGCTGGACGAATTCGGAAGGCGACATCCAGAAGCTTCCGTGGAAGTGCTGATTGAGTACGGTTTCCGGGACATCGTGGCGGACCGCTTCGACGCTGGCGTGCGCCTGGGCGAGAAGCTCGCCGAAGATATGGTCGCCCTCCGGGTGAGCCCGGATCTGCGAATGGCGGTGGTTGCGAGTCCGGCGTATCTCGACGAACACCCCGCGGCCATCGTGCCTAAGGACCTCGCTCGCCACCGTTGCATCAATTACCGGATGGTGTCCGCCGACTCGGTCTATGCGTGGGAATTCGAAAAAGACAGCCGGCCGGTGCGAGTGGCCGTCACTGGGCCGCTAATCACTAACGAGCCCGACGTAATGCTCCAGGCTGCCCTGGACGGGCTGGGCGTGGCCTATGTTCTTCAGCACGAAGCCGAGGCATTCGTGCAGGCGGGGCGGCTGGCAAAGATGCTCGACGATTGGACGCCACCGTTCCCCGGATTTTATTTCTATTACCCGTCGCGCAGGCGCCAATCCGCTGCGCTTGAGGCGTTCGTGAGGCTGCTTAAGGAAAAGAGCGCGACATTTTGA
- a CDS encoding SIR2 family NAD-dependent protein deacylase: MHTHDPNKQVSFIQQALSQNRKPIAFLIGAGCPLAVRVEREKGGIRENQPLIWDVAGLTKIIDTRLGGSDKASPSTWNRLIEIVTDDGGDPNNIEHILSKIRILKAVAGKGKVRDMDATELDELDTGVCGIISEEVDRSLPNKETPYHNLAIWARSIRREYPVHLFTTNYDLLMEQALEESSAPYFDGFVGSRNAFFDLGAVEDERLLPARWARLWKIHGSLNWRLVDNRSVVRSDAKADNHSYLIYPSHLKYDQSRKMPYLAMLDRLKAFLLEPSAVMFVCGYSFADEHINDVICRSLDANPTAHMFAFLYGGLDEGKYDLARNCALNTPNLSMLAFDKAIIGRNAGDWKAEDIEGLSLPPGILQKVGTDVSLTLGDFSSFGKLLRDLSGTEEKPHGA; encoded by the coding sequence ATGCATACGCACGACCCAAACAAGCAAGTTAGCTTCATCCAGCAAGCGCTGTCTCAAAATCGAAAGCCAATTGCATTCCTCATTGGTGCAGGTTGTCCGCTCGCGGTGCGCGTCGAGAGAGAAAAGGGTGGCATCCGAGAGAATCAGCCGCTGATATGGGACGTCGCAGGTCTCACGAAGATTATCGATACGCGTCTTGGTGGTTCCGACAAAGCCTCACCATCAACGTGGAACAGGCTGATTGAAATCGTTACTGACGATGGTGGCGACCCAAACAACATTGAGCACATCCTGAGCAAGATTCGCATCCTTAAGGCTGTCGCTGGCAAGGGAAAGGTCCGCGACATGGATGCGACCGAGCTGGATGAACTCGATACCGGAGTTTGTGGAATCATTTCCGAAGAGGTTGATCGGTCCCTGCCAAACAAGGAGACGCCGTATCACAACCTCGCGATTTGGGCTAGGTCCATTAGGCGTGAGTACCCCGTTCATCTGTTTACGACGAACTACGATCTGCTAATGGAGCAAGCCCTTGAGGAGAGTTCAGCACCGTATTTCGATGGCTTTGTCGGATCCCGAAATGCCTTCTTCGACCTTGGCGCAGTCGAGGACGAACGCCTTCTTCCTGCGCGTTGGGCTCGGCTCTGGAAGATTCATGGATCACTCAATTGGCGTCTAGTGGACAATCGATCCGTTGTTCGGAGCGACGCCAAGGCGGACAACCACTCCTATCTGATCTACCCGTCGCACCTCAAGTATGACCAAAGCAGAAAAATGCCGTACTTGGCGATGCTCGACCGCCTCAAGGCGTTTCTCCTAGAGCCCTCCGCCGTCATGTTTGTCTGCGGCTACTCTTTCGCAGACGAACATATCAACGACGTAATTTGTCGAAGTCTGGATGCGAATCCGACCGCACATATGTTCGCGTTCTTGTATGGCGGGCTCGATGAAGGAAAGTACGACTTGGCCAGAAACTGCGCACTGAACACCCCAAACCTGAGCATGCTTGCCTTTGACAAGGCGATTATTGGACGCAATGCGGGGGATTGGAAAGCCGAAGACATCGAAGGCCTCTCTTTACCCCCCGGAATTCTCCAGAAAGTCGGCACCGACGTCTCACTCACGCTAGGAGATTTTTCCTCCTTCGGAAAGCTACTCCGGGATCTCTCAGGGACCGAGGAGAAGCCGCATGGCGCTTGA
- a CDS encoding ATP-binding protein — protein sequence MALEAQSTGTVIGTVQDVSGSSISVTLRTDRSGLSFVRGQGYKIGQIGSFVKIPIGYVDLFGIVSQVGASAVPESLAQSMPNGLRWMTIQLIGEGYRSGKFQRGISQYPTIEDEVHLVSEADLQVIYGKSGRQNHLVRVGHIAGSESIDALLDINKLVTRHSAIVGTTGSGKSTTVAGLLNVLSDGERFPSARIVVLDLHGEYGRALSDRSSIFKISPDARRANEQRLCIPFWALTFDEFMQVSFGDLPPDGKARTLILERVVAAKAQSLANNPVPGLAADQVNGDSPIPFSLNKLWYDLYCTEFGTFYSSLGSATDPSTWAYEKDALGNELRGDAATGMPPRFRKVKNVRDDLEKINYIPDGLNIRGALEALGAKLRMSRYDFLLKPGNWHPDMSGHTQSGVAELIKQWLGSSKPITILDLSGIPSLMMNDIIGSILRVLYDGLFWARNLSEGGRERPLLVVMEEAHAYLNDDFSKSASIITQRIVKEGRKYGIGAMIVSQRPSEINPTILSQCGTFFAMRLSNGTDRSHVTGALADNLEGLTNMLPILRTGEAIILGESVKLPMRTMIQAPPKDRLPDSQDPIVCDEVSLEESMAPGGWNVRHPDHADYSHFAEAWLTQDPLISNK from the coding sequence ATGGCGCTTGAAGCACAGAGCACAGGAACCGTCATCGGAACTGTGCAGGACGTGAGCGGATCGTCCATAAGCGTAACTCTGCGAACTGATCGTTCGGGCTTGAGCTTCGTACGCGGTCAAGGATACAAGATTGGACAAATCGGCAGCTTTGTTAAGATTCCTATTGGATACGTCGACCTGTTTGGCATCGTTTCACAAGTGGGCGCGAGCGCCGTACCAGAGAGCCTGGCGCAAAGCATGCCGAATGGCTTGCGTTGGATGACAATTCAACTTATCGGCGAGGGGTACCGGTCTGGAAAGTTTCAACGAGGCATATCTCAGTACCCAACCATCGAGGACGAAGTGCACCTCGTTTCTGAGGCCGACCTTCAGGTCATCTATGGAAAGTCCGGACGACAAAATCATCTTGTACGCGTAGGGCATATCGCAGGAAGCGAGTCGATTGATGCGCTTCTTGATATTAACAAGCTAGTGACAAGACATTCCGCGATCGTTGGCACAACAGGATCCGGGAAGTCTACAACCGTGGCCGGACTGCTGAACGTGCTGTCCGATGGCGAGCGCTTCCCATCGGCCAGAATCGTCGTTCTTGATTTACACGGAGAATACGGTCGTGCACTTAGTGATCGCTCCAGCATCTTCAAGATAAGTCCAGACGCAAGGAGGGCGAACGAGCAGCGCTTGTGCATCCCGTTTTGGGCGCTTACGTTTGACGAATTCATGCAGGTGTCATTCGGAGATCTTCCGCCTGATGGAAAGGCTCGAACACTAATCCTGGAGCGCGTTGTCGCAGCCAAAGCGCAGAGTCTTGCAAATAATCCAGTACCCGGCCTAGCGGCGGATCAAGTAAATGGTGACAGCCCGATCCCATTTTCACTGAACAAGCTGTGGTACGACCTTTACTGCACAGAATTCGGCACATTCTATAGCAGCCTTGGTAGCGCGACAGACCCGAGCACCTGGGCTTACGAGAAGGATGCGCTGGGAAACGAGTTGCGCGGAGATGCTGCGACGGGGATGCCCCCGCGCTTTAGAAAGGTCAAGAATGTCCGCGACGATCTCGAGAAGATAAATTACATTCCAGATGGCCTCAATATTCGGGGGGCGCTCGAGGCACTCGGCGCCAAGCTCCGAATGTCGCGATATGATTTCCTCCTAAAGCCCGGCAACTGGCATCCCGACATGTCAGGCCATACGCAGAGCGGTGTCGCCGAACTAATCAAACAATGGCTTGGCAGCTCCAAACCTATAACCATTCTGGATCTTTCGGGCATACCTTCGCTAATGATGAACGACATCATTGGAAGTATCCTTCGAGTTCTGTATGACGGATTGTTTTGGGCGCGAAACCTTTCGGAGGGCGGGCGCGAACGTCCACTTCTGGTCGTCATGGAGGAGGCTCACGCCTACCTAAACGACGACTTCTCGAAATCGGCATCCATCATCACGCAGCGCATAGTAAAGGAGGGAAGGAAGTACGGCATCGGAGCGATGATAGTCAGCCAACGCCCTTCCGAGATAAATCCGACCATCTTGTCGCAATGCGGCACATTCTTCGCCATGAGGCTCAGCAATGGAACTGATAGGTCGCATGTAACTGGTGCGCTGGCAGACAACCTTGAAGGCCTGACCAATATGCTTCCAATTCTTCGAACGGGCGAGGCCATCATCCTCGGAGAAAGCGTGAAACTTCCTATGCGAACGATGATTCAAGCGCCGCCGAAGGATAGACTACCTGACAGCCAAGATCCTATCGTCTGCGATGAGGTCAGCCTCGAGGAATCAATGGCACCAGGCGGCTGGAATGTGCGGCACCCAGACCATGCTGATTACAGCCATTTTGCGGAAGCTTGGCTGACACAAGATCCACTGATTTCAAATAAGTAA
- a CDS encoding KTSC domain-containing protein gives MSWEEFPPFTSSNVQSARYDHEQSILEVAFLNGSVYQYFDVPAQVANAFKAAESKGSFLASNIKGFFRYSRV, from the coding sequence ATGTCATGGGAAGAGTTCCCCCCGTTTACGTCGTCAAACGTACAGTCGGCAAGATATGACCATGAACAGAGTATCCTCGAAGTAGCGTTTTTGAATGGATCTGTCTACCAGTACTTCGACGTACCCGCACAGGTAGCAAACGCGTTCAAGGCCGCTGAGTCGAAAGGATCGTTTCTCGCCTCGAACATCAAGGGCTTCTTTCGATACAGCAGGGTTTAG
- a CDS encoding DUF4760 domain-containing protein, protein MKSMWWAFWVVVALLLSATAVVSRVVYQTPAPPSSTALFESIKAMLLCLGGSGVILSTYFTAVNAFVQRRADIIQNTFHLLASWDDPHLFQARKLTRRAKETREDTSNNGLIEEIEKNEDLKNSVILVLNYFEHIHFSLITRRIDKRLFKRALGATVVDIIDRFMPFAKKQGDQVVADLIALKKLLQEE, encoded by the coding sequence ATGAAAAGCATGTGGTGGGCATTTTGGGTTGTAGTCGCACTTTTGCTATCTGCAACTGCGGTTGTTTCGAGAGTGGTCTATCAAACGCCGGCCCCGCCTAGCAGCACGGCCCTGTTCGAATCGATCAAGGCGATGCTTCTTTGCCTAGGCGGATCTGGCGTAATTCTTTCAACGTATTTCACCGCAGTTAACGCCTTTGTTCAGCGAAGAGCCGACATTATTCAGAATACTTTCCACCTGCTCGCGAGCTGGGATGATCCGCACCTCTTTCAAGCACGCAAACTCACAAGGCGAGCAAAGGAAACGCGAGAAGATACATCGAACAACGGCCTTATTGAGGAGATTGAGAAGAATGAAGATCTGAAGAATTCGGTCATTCTTGTCCTGAACTACTTCGAGCACATCCATTTTTCGCTTATCACCCGAAGGATCGACAAACGCCTCTTCAAGAGAGCTCTTGGAGCTACTGTAGTCGACATAATTGACAGGTTCATGCCGTTCGCGAAGAAGCAGGGCGATCAGGTGGTTGCCGACCTGATCGCATTAAAGAAATTGCTACAAGAAGAATGA
- a CDS encoding flavin reductase family protein: MHIVAHPSILYLGTPVALLSTVNEDGSHNLAPMSSIFWIGYRCFLGLQSISKTPENLRRTRELVINMPSPDQVAAVDRLARTTGTYPVPEDKIDRGYRYERDKFEIARLTRVPSETVEAPRILECPVQMEAVLEHEHGYDQDGPLAGYIAVFEVRITRVHVDESILMEGNPNRIDPDKWRPLIMSFQEYYGLGPKLHPSRLGEIAEELYRTPDFARAAEDLLATAD; the protein is encoded by the coding sequence ATGCATATCGTCGCCCATCCTTCGATCCTGTATCTCGGAACCCCCGTCGCTCTCCTGAGCACCGTCAACGAGGACGGAAGCCACAACCTCGCCCCGATGTCCTCGATCTTCTGGATCGGTTATCGCTGCTTCCTTGGCTTGCAAAGCATTTCGAAGACACCGGAGAACCTCCGCCGCACTCGCGAGCTCGTGATCAACATGCCGTCGCCTGACCAGGTTGCTGCCGTCGATCGCCTCGCGCGGACGACCGGTACCTATCCCGTTCCGGAGGACAAAATCGATCGTGGGTATCGCTACGAACGCGACAAGTTCGAGATCGCGCGGCTGACTCGAGTGCCATCCGAAACCGTAGAGGCGCCGCGCATACTGGAATGCCCCGTCCAGATGGAAGCCGTTCTCGAGCACGAGCACGGCTACGACCAGGATGGTCCACTCGCTGGCTATATCGCCGTCTTCGAAGTACGCATTACGCGCGTGCACGTCGACGAGTCGATTCTTATGGAAGGCAATCCCAACCGCATCGATCCCGACAAATGGCGTCCGCTCATCATGAGCTTCCAGGAGTACTACGGCCTTGGGCCGAAGCTGCACCCGTCGCGTCTTGGCGAGATTGCCGAGGAGCTGTATCGGACGCCTGACTTCGCCCGAGCGGCGGAAGACCTTCTGGCCACTGCGGATTGA
- a CDS encoding TetR/AcrR family transcriptional regulator, whose amino-acid sequence MSSAAATTETSDVREKILATGQRIMGGKGFSAVGLNEILSASGVPKGSFYHYFGSKDAFGQAMLESYFEEYLADMDRMLVQAGGPASQRLENYFQAWHDNQSFEDCQGKCLAVKLGAEVADLSEAMRGALNRGTAGIVDAMARAIKAGVADGSVSIDQPPHDVALSLYQLWLGASVMVKIVRNTEPFLKAMTTTRQMLNLPA is encoded by the coding sequence ATGAGCTCAGCAGCCGCCACCACCGAAACCTCCGACGTCCGCGAGAAGATCCTGGCCACGGGCCAGCGGATCATGGGCGGCAAGGGCTTTTCGGCCGTGGGGTTGAACGAGATCCTCTCGGCGTCCGGGGTACCGAAGGGCTCCTTCTACCATTACTTCGGTTCGAAGGACGCCTTTGGCCAGGCCATGCTCGAGAGCTACTTCGAGGAGTATCTGGCCGACATGGACCGCATGCTCGTGCAGGCTGGCGGCCCGGCGTCACAGCGGCTGGAGAACTACTTCCAGGCCTGGCACGACAACCAGTCCTTCGAGGATTGCCAGGGGAAATGCCTGGCCGTGAAGCTCGGGGCTGAGGTCGCTGATCTCTCCGAAGCCATGCGCGGCGCGCTGAACCGCGGCACCGCCGGCATCGTGGATGCCATGGCCCGGGCGATCAAGGCGGGCGTGGCGGATGGCTCGGTGTCCATCGACCAGCCGCCACACGACGTGGCGCTGAGCCTCTACCAGCTGTGGCTGGGCGCCAGCGTCATGGTGAAGATCGTCCGCAACACCGAGCCCTTCCTCAAGGCCATGACCACCACCCGACAGATGTTGAACCTGCCCGCCTGA
- a CDS encoding type 1 glutamine amidotransferase domain-containing protein, which produces MKVLIVLTSHDQLGNTGRKTGFWLEELAAPYYTFKDAGVEVVLASPKGGQPPLDPKSNEPSFQTELTHRFEADAAANAQLANTVRLDSVSQADFDAVFYPGGHGPLWDLAEDKHSIALIESFIEAGKPAALVCHAPGVLRHVKAANGKPLVEGKQVTGFTNSEEEAVELTNVVPFLVEDELKAKGGIYSKGPDWGSYVVSDGLLITGQNPASSSEAAALLVKRLSI; this is translated from the coding sequence ATGAAAGTCCTCATCGTCCTGACCTCCCACGACCAGCTCGGCAACACCGGCCGCAAGACCGGCTTCTGGCTCGAAGAACTCGCTGCACCCTATTACACGTTCAAGGATGCCGGTGTCGAAGTGGTCCTCGCCTCGCCCAAAGGTGGCCAGCCGCCGCTGGATCCGAAGAGCAACGAGCCGTCGTTCCAGACCGAGCTGACCCATCGCTTCGAAGCCGACGCCGCAGCCAACGCCCAGCTGGCGAACACCGTTCGTCTCGATAGCGTCTCGCAGGCGGACTTCGATGCCGTCTTCTATCCGGGTGGCCACGGCCCGCTGTGGGATCTCGCAGAAGATAAGCATTCGATCGCACTGATCGAATCGTTTATCGAAGCGGGCAAGCCGGCAGCTCTCGTGTGCCATGCACCGGGCGTGCTCCGCCACGTCAAGGCAGCGAACGGCAAGCCGCTGGTCGAAGGCAAGCAGGTCACCGGCTTCACCAACTCCGAAGAAGAAGCCGTTGAACTGACCAACGTCGTTCCCTTCCTCGTTGAAGACGAACTCAAGGCGAAGGGCGGCATCTACTCCAAGGGCCCGGACTGGGGTTCGTACGTCGTTAGCGACGGCCTGCTGATCACGGGACAGAACCCGGCGTCGTCGTCGGAAGCGGCGGCTTTGCTGGTGAAGCGTCTTTCGATCTGA
- a CDS encoding ABC transporter permease, with protein sequence MFGYYLDLALRSLKRHPGLTALMALSIAIGVALAMTTWALVHLMSRDPIPQKSAQLFFPTVDAWGPSARNKDNEPSDLLDYATATALLKDHRARRQSPAYWMNPAIIPDKPGAHPFVSSGFAVSSELFPMLDIPFEYGSGWTADDDASRARVVVIGHDLNERIFGGGNSVGRTLTIAGHAYRVVGVLDHWNPQPVYFDVPAFGGFMVQRLGILLPFHTAIDMAVPQAGERPCLEAPERGFDGLLRSNCTWISYIVQLDDATAVHGYESYLHAYAQANYRWPPNTRLRGLLAWLDYQKVVPPNVFILRLVGVGLLIVCLVNTIGLLLAKFMRRSAEIGVRRALGARRSAICAQFLTEGALVGLVGSLGGLLFTWLGMLWLRARFPETWSGLTRIDVPLLCLTLAIGIGATVLAAVYPALRAAGVRPAWHLKTS encoded by the coding sequence ATGTTTGGCTACTACCTGGACCTTGCCCTGCGCAGCCTGAAGCGCCATCCCGGCCTCACCGCACTCATGGCACTGAGTATCGCCATCGGCGTGGCATTGGCCATGACCACCTGGGCTCTGGTCCATCTGATGTCGCGGGATCCGATTCCCCAAAAATCAGCCCAGCTGTTTTTCCCCACGGTAGACGCCTGGGGGCCATCGGCCCGGAACAAGGACAACGAACCTTCAGACCTGCTCGACTATGCGACGGCAACCGCGTTGTTGAAGGACCACCGGGCTCGTCGTCAGTCCCCTGCGTACTGGATGAACCCCGCCATCATCCCGGATAAGCCCGGCGCCCATCCCTTCGTGAGCTCAGGGTTTGCGGTATCCAGCGAACTGTTCCCCATGCTCGACATCCCGTTCGAATACGGCTCTGGCTGGACTGCGGACGACGACGCCTCACGGGCACGGGTGGTGGTTATCGGCCACGACCTCAACGAGAGGATCTTTGGGGGAGGAAATAGCGTCGGCCGAACGCTCACCATTGCGGGGCACGCCTATCGGGTCGTCGGCGTGCTCGACCACTGGAACCCGCAACCGGTCTATTTCGATGTCCCGGCGTTCGGTGGCTTCATGGTCCAACGGCTCGGCATCCTGCTCCCCTTCCACACCGCCATCGACATGGCGGTACCGCAGGCTGGCGAACGCCCCTGCCTCGAGGCACCTGAGCGGGGTTTCGACGGACTGTTGCGTTCCAACTGCACGTGGATCAGTTACATCGTCCAGTTGGATGACGCGACGGCGGTCCACGGCTACGAAAGCTACCTGCATGCCTATGCGCAGGCCAACTATCGATGGCCACCCAATACACGGCTGCGCGGCCTGCTTGCGTGGCTGGATTACCAGAAGGTCGTACCGCCCAACGTATTCATCCTGAGGCTCGTCGGCGTGGGCCTACTGATCGTCTGCCTCGTCAACACGATCGGGCTGTTGCTGGCGAAGTTCATGCGGCGTAGCGCCGAGATCGGTGTCCGGCGTGCGCTGGGCGCGCGCCGGTCTGCCATTTGCGCACAGTTTCTCACCGAAGGCGCGCTCGTCGGCCTGGTGGGCAGCCTCGGCGGCCTGCTGTTCACCTGGCTGGGCATGCTCTGGCTCCGCGCGCGATTTCCCGAAACGTGGTCGGGCCTGACCCGCATCGATGTACCGCTTCTATGCCTGACGTTGGCCATAGGCATCGGCGCAACCGTCCTCGCTGCTGTGTATCCCGCCTTACGGGCAGCGGGCGTGCGCCCGGCATGGCACCTGAAAACCAGCTGA
- a CDS encoding ABC transporter permease: MALPPTFAALRKHKTGVILIASQVALTLAIVCNVAFIVSLHLKRIDRPTGLIEDQLFLINQRYINAPAGEDDRATDTLDAMQRADLAQLRGLKDVAFATPVVSLPLLHNHWSSTLALKPDDLHSQATVNTFAGGEDALQTLGLALVAGRDFRATEFVRSASTSTMNAPAVLITQSLADKLFPGGNGVGQPVYLNGSMRPSVIVGVLARLLTSDSGGHEATAWDSVLLPVRMDTPSTMYAVRAKPGRLDAAMAEASKALFEIEPLRVMDPGGRYTLGGVEPFVRIRNLAYARDEFMAQVLLAVCAIVLVTTSFGITGLTSFWVSQRTRHIGIRRALGARKRDILHYFHMENLFIVGGGCVTGAVLATALNVALMHSFELSWMPPIYTFAGVLLVLLLGQLAVFIPARRASRIAPLAALRAS; the protein is encoded by the coding sequence ATGGCTCTTCCCCCGACATTCGCCGCGTTGCGCAAACACAAGACCGGCGTCATCCTCATCGCCTCGCAGGTCGCTCTCACCCTGGCGATCGTGTGCAACGTTGCCTTCATCGTAAGCCTGCATCTCAAGCGCATAGACCGCCCGACTGGCCTGATCGAAGACCAACTTTTCCTCATCAACCAGCGCTACATCAACGCGCCCGCCGGTGAGGATGACCGCGCGACGGATACACTGGATGCCATGCAACGTGCAGACCTTGCTCAACTGCGGGGGTTAAAGGATGTTGCATTTGCCACACCGGTCGTTTCGCTGCCCCTGCTTCACAACCACTGGAGCAGTACGCTCGCGCTGAAACCGGACGACCTGCACTCCCAGGCAACGGTCAACACATTCGCCGGCGGGGAAGACGCGTTACAGACGCTGGGCCTGGCGCTGGTCGCGGGTCGGGACTTTCGCGCGACAGAATTTGTCCGCAGTGCAAGCACGTCCACCATGAACGCGCCGGCCGTACTCATCACCCAGTCACTCGCAGACAAGCTATTTCCCGGTGGCAACGGCGTCGGACAACCGGTGTACTTGAACGGCAGCATGCGTCCAAGCGTGATCGTCGGCGTGCTCGCGCGGCTTCTGACATCAGACTCCGGTGGGCACGAAGCTACCGCATGGGATTCCGTACTTTTGCCCGTACGCATGGATACGCCGTCCACCATGTATGCCGTGCGCGCCAAGCCTGGGCGGCTCGACGCTGCCATGGCCGAGGCAAGCAAGGCCTTGTTCGAGATAGAGCCGTTACGCGTCATGGACCCGGGCGGTCGCTACACCCTTGGTGGTGTAGAGCCATTCGTCCGTATCCGTAACCTTGCCTACGCCCGTGATGAATTCATGGCGCAGGTTCTGCTTGCGGTCTGCGCCATCGTTCTCGTGACTACGAGCTTCGGGATCACCGGTCTGACGAGCTTCTGGGTGAGCCAGCGCACCCGTCACATTGGCATACGCCGTGCCCTGGGTGCACGCAAGCGCGACATCCTCCACTACTTCCATATGGAAAATCTGTTCATCGTCGGCGGCGGATGCGTTACGGGTGCCGTGCTGGCCACGGCACTCAATGTGGCCCTTATGCACTCGTTCGAACTGTCGTGGATGCCCCCTATCTATACCTTCGCAGGTGTGCTCCTTGTCCTCCTACTTGGGCAACTCGCTGTCTTCATCCCCGCCAGACGGGCCTCACGGATTGCTCCGTTGGCGGCGTTGAGGGCCTCGTAG